A genomic region of bacterium HR17 contains the following coding sequences:
- the qrcC gene encoding Menaquinone reductase, iron-sulfur cluster-binding subunit, with protein MLQRAPSLLTPKELDVHLNALKDTPLLKGLGGGRIRQLTEHPDTLVFRLDDGEEVVWRPTPNPTHAFVMARGALHRPDEDAPAYRAGDLIVEPQPTHFTAVAEKDKRGQVVQPCVVFAFPVAEWQRLMDEALTLREWAAQLKALPLFAEVAEGDWLRLLNSDGVQFRRFAAGELICREGARETCAYFLLRGVVEVYEERDGERQVLAELTDGAIFGEIGALSLCVRTASCRAKAECVALEVEGRPLRRFLKRAEKVARTVYRHYLERGLLDLLRDHKLKDILSPETVHRIATGEFAELRSYEPQEVILQEGVTDADIAERIAQKEKVKYAQAEGLYIVLFGHVAVTRGNRILAYLGPGGHFGELSLLTGNPPSATVIAVEDADCVFIPKAHFHALLAEDTFFREAMMRIARQLLAGQPIPDVHPLEQRLMERMRQLFAPWLTPEHIRTFAPGEVIVQAGESGDTFYILLLGWVQVQRYLPQRQQEVTIALLGPGQFFGEVALLREPTRVATVRVAVASVGEAQVLCVPRERFLSVLAHHPDVRADLERLIDERLQAFQRRIAVDDVVYEQLASEEIFVGDAVMMIDLSRCIRCGNCVTACGMAHDDGISRIDWQGAVVSDGKPFAFFPFVCRHCLDPVCMRDCPTTAIFRSETTGEIFIRPDLCIGCRACLRNCPYGAIKMHLVRSAQPEGGLLHWLRTVSQRPQPEAPSGSAAPLLAIKCDLCRGMAFQACVYHCPVGAVWRIEPRQFFRS; from the coding sequence ATGCTGCAGAGAGCGCCGAGCCTACTCACGCCTAAAGAGTTGGATGTGCACCTGAACGCGCTCAAGGACACGCCCTTGCTGAAAGGCTTAGGGGGAGGGCGCATCCGCCAACTCACCGAGCATCCCGACACGCTCGTCTTTCGTCTGGACGACGGTGAGGAAGTGGTTTGGCGTCCGACGCCCAACCCGACGCACGCCTTCGTCATGGCGCGGGGCGCGCTCCACCGTCCCGATGAAGACGCCCCTGCTTACCGGGCAGGCGACCTCATCGTTGAACCGCAGCCAACGCATTTCACCGCCGTCGCAGAAAAGGACAAACGCGGACAAGTCGTTCAACCGTGCGTCGTCTTTGCTTTCCCTGTCGCTGAATGGCAACGGTTAATGGACGAAGCACTGACTTTACGGGAGTGGGCGGCGCAACTCAAAGCGCTGCCGCTCTTCGCCGAGGTCGCAGAGGGCGATTGGCTGCGGTTGCTCAACAGCGACGGCGTGCAATTTCGCCGGTTTGCCGCCGGTGAACTCATTTGCCGCGAAGGGGCGCGGGAGACTTGTGCCTACTTTTTGCTGCGGGGCGTCGTGGAAGTTTACGAAGAGCGCGACGGCGAACGCCAAGTGCTGGCGGAGTTGACGGACGGTGCGATTTTCGGGGAGATCGGCGCGTTAAGTTTGTGCGTCCGAACGGCGTCCTGCCGTGCCAAAGCCGAATGCGTGGCGCTGGAAGTGGAGGGGCGCCCGCTGCGGCGCTTCCTCAAGCGCGCCGAAAAAGTTGCCCGCACCGTCTATCGCCACTACCTTGAACGGGGCTTGTTGGACTTGCTCCGCGACCACAAACTCAAAGACATCCTGTCACCCGAAACGGTGCACCGCATCGCGACGGGCGAGTTCGCCGAATTGCGCAGTTACGAACCGCAGGAAGTCATCTTGCAGGAAGGCGTGACCGACGCTGACATCGCCGAACGCATCGCCCAAAAGGAAAAGGTCAAATACGCGCAAGCGGAAGGGCTCTACATCGTTTTGTTCGGGCATGTCGCCGTCACGCGGGGCAACCGCATTTTGGCGTACCTCGGACCTGGCGGGCATTTCGGCGAACTGTCGCTGCTGACAGGTAATCCACCGTCGGCGACAGTGATTGCGGTGGAAGACGCCGATTGCGTTTTCATCCCGAAGGCACATTTTCACGCCTTGCTCGCTGAAGACACCTTTTTCCGCGAAGCGATGATGCGTATCGCCCGCCAACTGTTGGCGGGACAACCGATACCCGATGTCCATCCGTTAGAGCAGCGGTTGATGGAGCGGATGCGCCAACTGTTTGCGCCTTGGCTTACTCCCGAACATATCCGCACTTTTGCCCCTGGCGAGGTCATCGTGCAGGCTGGGGAAAGCGGGGACACTTTCTACATCCTACTGTTGGGTTGGGTGCAGGTGCAACGCTATTTACCCCAACGCCAACAAGAAGTCACCATCGCTTTGCTCGGTCCAGGGCAATTTTTCGGTGAAGTCGCTTTGTTGCGCGAACCCACACGGGTGGCGACGGTGCGGGTCGCTGTCGCGTCGGTCGGGGAAGCGCAAGTGTTATGCGTGCCCCGCGAGCGCTTTTTGAGCGTCTTGGCGCACCATCCCGATGTCCGCGCCGATTTGGAGCGGCTGATTGACGAACGGTTGCAAGCCTTCCAGCGCCGCATCGCCGTTGACGATGTGGTCTACGAGCAATTAGCCAGTGAGGAGATTTTTGTCGGCGACGCTGTGATGATGATTGACCTGAGCCGCTGCATCCGCTGCGGCAATTGTGTGACGGCGTGTGGAATGGCGCATGACGACGGGATCAGCCGCATTGATTGGCAAGGTGCAGTCGTCAGCGACGGCAAACCCTTTGCCTTTTTCCCGTTCGTCTGTCGCCACTGCCTTGACCCTGTGTGCATGCGGGATTGCCCGACGACCGCCATTTTTCGCAGCGAAACGACGGGCGAAATTTTCATCCGCCCCGATTTGTGCATCGGCTGTCGCGCCTGCCTACGCAATTGCCCTTACGGCGCTATCAAGATGCACCTCGTCCGCTCCGCGCAACCTGAAGGCGGTTTGCTGCATTGGCTGCGCACCGTGAGCCAGCGTCCTCAACCCGAAGCGCCTTCAGGGAGCGCGGCACCGCTTTTGGCAATCAAGTGCGATTTGTGTCGGGGCATGGCGTTTCAAGCGTGCGTCTATCATTGCCCTGTCGGTGCGGTGTGGCGAATTGAACCCCGCCAATTTTTCCGCTCGTAG
- a CDS encoding Dissimilatory sulfite reductase, with product MTARWTAATTALAVAFLVCGLWRTPPARSVIQQKYLGDSKQCTKCHPNDGQKHLPYFNSWKETLHAKQQPRDDEPVTMIYRKVTGFTLKGDTADWLEDGVGCESCHGPNADHAATKTREDALKTTYAGKFGIEPKGNDLAHNPFPPDEIAKAQQAAMMCGQCHAVWVKDGKEVPPAGFEIAPTGPTDLHSIAQLGKASDSLRTRQYGEWYESPHYKKGVWCATCHDPHAKNHRVQLRKPVNELCSTCHQNERDIAKHVQEMAQKHIPDVKVKVTPDMECVPCHMPNHSHRMTNQEAADYMKANKDKLSQ from the coding sequence ATGACGGCGCGTTGGACAGCGGCGACGACGGCGTTGGCGGTCGCGTTTTTGGTGTGCGGGTTATGGCGAACACCCCCTGCCCGCAGCGTCATCCAGCAAAAATACTTGGGCGACTCCAAACAGTGCACCAAATGCCATCCCAACGACGGGCAAAAGCACCTGCCTTACTTCAACAGTTGGAAGGAAACGCTCCACGCCAAGCAGCAACCGAGAGACGACGAGCCCGTGACAATGATTTACCGCAAGGTCACGGGATTCACGCTTAAAGGCGACACTGCCGACTGGCTGGAGGATGGCGTCGGGTGTGAGAGTTGCCACGGACCCAACGCTGACCACGCCGCCACCAAGACGCGCGAGGACGCCCTCAAAACGACTTATGCGGGTAAGTTCGGGATTGAACCGAAAGGCAACGATTTAGCCCACAACCCTTTTCCACCCGATGAAATTGCCAAAGCCCAACAGGCGGCGATGATGTGCGGGCAGTGCCACGCCGTTTGGGTGAAGGACGGCAAGGAAGTGCCGCCTGCCGGTTTTGAAATTGCGCCGACAGGGCCGACCGATTTGCACAGCATCGCTCAATTGGGTAAAGCCAGCGACAGTTTGCGGACGCGGCAATATGGCGAGTGGTATGAGAGCCCCCACTACAAAAAGGGCGTTTGGTGCGCCACCTGCCATGACCCGCACGCCAAAAACCACCGCGTCCAGCTTCGCAAACCCGTCAACGAGTTATGCAGCACCTGCCACCAAAACGAGCGAGACATCGCCAAGCATGTCCAAGAGATGGCGCAAAAGCATATCCCCGATGTCAAAGTCAAAGTCACGCCCGATATGGAGTGTGTGCCCTGCCATATGCCCAACCATTCCCATCGCATGACCAACCAAGAGGCTGCTGACTACATGAAGGCGAACAAAGACAAACTCAGCCAATGA